A genomic segment from Streptomyces antibioticus encodes:
- a CDS encoding acyl-ACP desaturase translates to MTITSPHLGSPAVWTDAKLLYALEEVVETELNRHLKVAKDWMPHEYVPWSDARNFPGLFEDGESWDKEQSKVTEIGRIALVVNLLTEDNLPSYHHEIASLFGRDGAWGTWVHRWTAEEGRHGIVMRDYLLASRAVDPDKLEAFRMAHMSEGFESDNRHSMLHSVAYVAFQELATRISHRNTGHQSGDPVCDRMLARIATDENLHMVFYRNLLKAAFQLAPDLTMQAVRDVVVNFRMPGHGMPGFERFAAQMAIGEVYNLRIHHDDVLQPVLRHLKVMDIDGLGPEGQQAQDELGLFMGGLDSEASKFDEKLAARKARMAARAAG, encoded by the coding sequence GTGACGATCACCTCCCCGCACCTCGGCAGCCCCGCCGTCTGGACCGACGCCAAACTGCTGTACGCGCTGGAGGAAGTGGTCGAGACCGAACTCAACCGGCATCTGAAGGTCGCCAAGGACTGGATGCCGCACGAGTACGTCCCCTGGAGCGACGCCCGCAACTTCCCCGGCCTCTTCGAGGACGGCGAGTCCTGGGACAAGGAGCAGTCGAAGGTCACCGAGATCGGCCGGATCGCGCTCGTCGTCAACCTGCTCACCGAGGACAACCTCCCGAGCTACCACCACGAGATCGCGTCCCTCTTCGGCCGGGACGGCGCCTGGGGCACCTGGGTGCACCGCTGGACCGCGGAGGAGGGCCGGCACGGCATCGTCATGCGCGACTATCTGCTCGCCTCGCGCGCGGTGGACCCGGACAAGCTGGAAGCGTTCCGCATGGCCCACATGAGCGAGGGCTTCGAGTCGGACAACCGCCACTCGATGCTGCACTCGGTCGCCTACGTCGCCTTCCAGGAGCTGGCCACCCGCATCTCGCACCGCAACACCGGCCACCAGTCCGGCGACCCCGTCTGCGACCGCATGCTGGCCCGTATCGCGACCGACGAGAACCTGCACATGGTCTTCTACCGCAACCTCCTCAAGGCCGCGTTCCAGCTCGCCCCCGACCTCACCATGCAGGCCGTGCGGGACGTCGTCGTGAACTTCCGCATGCCCGGCCACGGCATGCCCGGCTTCGAGCGGTTCGCCGCGCAGATGGCCATCGGCGAGGTCTACAACCTGCGCATCCACCACGACGACGTGCTCCAGCCGGTGCTGCGCCACCTCAAGGTCATGGACATCGACGGCCTCGGCCCCGAGGGGCAGCAGGCGCAGGACGAGCTGGGCCTGTTCATGGGCGGCCTGGACTCGGAGGCTTCGAAGTTCGACGAGAAGCTGGCCGCGCGCAAGGCCCGGATGGCGGCCCGCGCCGCCGGCTGA
- the ddaH gene encoding dimethylargininase, giving the protein MPTKKALIRRPGPRLAEGLVTHIEREPVDAELALEQWEAYGEALRAHGWETVEVDPADDCPDAVFVEDTVVMYKNVALIARSGAESRRDEVAGVEEAVAHLGCSVNWIWEPGTLDGGDVLKIGDTIYVGRGGRTNAAGVQQVRAAFEPLGARVVAVPVSKVLHLKSAVTALPDGTVIGHIPKVDRPSLFPSFLAVPEESGAHVVLLGGAKLLIAASAPKSAELLADLGHDPVVVDISEFEKLEGCVTCLSVRLRDLYA; this is encoded by the coding sequence GTGCCCACCAAGAAGGCCCTCATCCGCCGCCCCGGCCCGCGCCTCGCCGAGGGCCTGGTCACGCACATCGAGCGGGAGCCGGTCGATGCGGAGCTGGCCCTGGAGCAGTGGGAGGCGTACGGCGAGGCGCTGCGGGCGCACGGCTGGGAGACCGTCGAGGTCGACCCGGCCGACGACTGCCCCGACGCCGTGTTCGTCGAGGACACGGTGGTGATGTACAAGAACGTCGCGCTGATCGCCCGCTCCGGCGCCGAGTCCCGGCGCGACGAGGTCGCCGGTGTCGAGGAGGCCGTGGCGCACCTGGGCTGCTCGGTGAACTGGATCTGGGAGCCGGGCACGCTGGACGGCGGCGACGTGCTGAAGATCGGCGACACGATCTACGTCGGCCGCGGCGGCCGGACCAACGCGGCCGGGGTCCAGCAGGTGCGGGCCGCCTTCGAGCCGCTGGGCGCCCGCGTGGTCGCCGTTCCGGTGAGCAAGGTGCTGCACCTGAAGTCGGCGGTCACGGCGCTGCCCGACGGCACCGTGATCGGTCACATCCCGAAGGTGGACCGGCCGTCGCTGTTCCCGAGCTTCCTGGCGGTGCCGGAGGAGTCCGGGGCGCACGTCGTGCTGCTCGGCGGGGCGAAGCTGCTGATCGCGGCGAGCGCGCCGAAGAGCGCCGAGCTGCTCGCCGACCTCGGGCACGACCCCGTCGTGGTCGACATCAGCGAGTTCGAGAAGCTCGAAGGCTGTGTGACATGTCTCTCCGTCCGGCTGCGCGACCTGTACGCCTGA
- a CDS encoding ABC-F family ATP-binding cassette domain-containing protein: MTHSATHSITCSSLAFSWPDGTPVFEDLDVSFGPGRTGLVGVNGSGKSTLLKLIAGRLTPSDGSVRVAGEVGHLPQNVALDTALRVDEALGIAARRAALHAIEAGDVSEEHFETVGDDWDVEERALATLGELGLGHIGLDRTIGEVSGGESVLLRLAALLLRRPDVLLLDEPTNNLDLYARRRLYAAVAAWPGVLVVVSHDRELLDLVDQIADLRSGGITWYGGNFSAYEEALATEQEAAERMVRVAEADLRKQKRELVDAQVKLARRKRYGQKMWDQKREPKIVMGARKRAAQESAGKHRILHEERLAEARERLDDAVDSVRDDDVIRVDLPYTAVPPGRGVLSLRDLELAYGARVAGGLDLHGPERVALIGRNGAGKTTLLRTIAGELAPVSGEAHTHVPLRFLPQRLDVLDGELTVAENVARFAPDATPNRIRARLARFLFRGARADQKAGTLSGGERFRAALAALMLAEPAPQLLMLDEPTNNLDMASVRQLTTALESYEGALIVASHDLPFLESLGVTRWLLLDGELRETTAEEAADPA, from the coding sequence TTGACTCATTCCGCGACCCATTCCATCACCTGCTCCTCCCTCGCCTTCTCCTGGCCGGACGGCACCCCCGTCTTCGAGGACCTCGACGTCTCCTTCGGCCCCGGCCGCACCGGACTCGTCGGCGTCAACGGCTCCGGCAAGTCGACCCTGCTCAAGCTGATCGCCGGACGGCTCACCCCGTCCGACGGCTCGGTGCGCGTCGCCGGCGAGGTCGGCCACCTCCCGCAGAACGTGGCGCTCGACACCGCCCTGCGGGTCGACGAGGCGCTCGGCATCGCGGCCCGCCGGGCCGCTCTGCACGCCATCGAGGCCGGAGACGTCTCCGAGGAGCACTTCGAGACCGTGGGCGACGACTGGGACGTCGAGGAGCGCGCCCTGGCCACCCTCGGCGAGCTGGGGCTCGGCCACATCGGCCTGGACCGCACGATCGGCGAGGTGTCCGGCGGCGAGTCGGTGCTGCTGCGCCTCGCGGCCCTGCTGCTGCGCCGCCCGGACGTCCTGCTGCTCGACGAGCCCACCAACAACCTCGACCTGTACGCCCGCCGACGGCTCTACGCGGCCGTCGCGGCCTGGCCGGGCGTCCTGGTCGTGGTCAGCCACGACCGGGAGCTGCTCGACCTGGTCGACCAGATCGCCGATCTGCGCTCCGGCGGGATCACCTGGTACGGCGGCAACTTCTCCGCCTACGAGGAGGCCCTCGCCACCGAGCAGGAGGCCGCCGAACGCATGGTGCGGGTCGCCGAGGCCGACCTGCGCAAGCAGAAGCGCGAACTGGTCGACGCCCAGGTCAAGCTGGCCCGCCGCAAGCGGTACGGGCAGAAGATGTGGGACCAGAAACGCGAGCCGAAGATCGTCATGGGGGCCCGTAAGCGCGCGGCGCAGGAGTCCGCGGGCAAGCACCGCATCCTGCACGAGGAGCGCCTCGCCGAGGCCAGGGAGCGGCTCGACGACGCGGTGGACTCCGTCCGGGACGACGACGTGATCCGGGTGGACCTGCCGTACACGGCCGTCCCGCCGGGGCGCGGCGTCCTGAGCCTGCGGGACCTGGAACTCGCGTACGGCGCGCGCGTGGCGGGCGGTCTGGATCTGCACGGTCCCGAGCGGGTGGCGCTGATCGGGCGCAACGGCGCGGGCAAGACCACGCTGCTGCGCACGATCGCCGGGGAGCTGGCACCGGTGTCGGGCGAGGCGCACACGCATGTGCCGCTGCGTTTCCTGCCGCAGCGCCTCGACGTCCTCGACGGTGAGCTGACGGTCGCCGAGAACGTGGCACGGTTCGCGCCGGACGCCACCCCGAACCGGATCCGGGCCCGGCTGGCCCGCTTCCTGTTCCGGGGCGCCCGCGCGGACCAGAAGGCGGGCACCCTGTCCGGCGGGGAGCGCTTCCGGGCGGCCCTGGCGGCGCTGATGCTGGCCGAGCCCGCGCCGCAGCTCCTGATGCTGGACGAGCCGACGAACAACCTCGACATGGCGAGTGTGCGTCAGCTCACCACCGCCCTGGAGTCCTACGAGGGTGCGCTGATCGTGGCCAGTCACGACCTGCCGTTCCTGGAGTCCCTCGGGGTGACCCGCTGGCTGCTGCTGGACGGGGAGTTGCGGGAGACGACGGCCGAGGAGGCGGCGGACCCGGCGTAG